The Setaria italica strain Yugu1 chromosome IX, Setaria_italica_v2.0, whole genome shotgun sequence genome has a window encoding:
- the LOC101757427 gene encoding expansin-B3, whose product MAFSTKVAALAALIFLLLVTYGSCARPVSFNASDFTADPNWEAARATWYGAPTGAGPYDDGGACGFKNVNLPPFSSMTSCGNQPLFKDGKGCGSCYQIRCVNNAACSGNPETVIITDMNYYPVSKYHFDLSGTAFGAMAKPGRNEELRHAGIIDIQFKRVPCNYPGQKVTFHVEEGSNPVYLAVLVEFEDGDGDVVQVDLMEANSGYWTPMRESWGSIWRMDSNHRLQAPFSLRITNESGRKLVANRVIPANWAPNTYYRSIIQY is encoded by the exons ATGGCATTCTCCACCAAGGTAGCCGCACTTGCTGCACTGATCTTCTTGCTCCTGGTCACGTATGGCTCGTGCGCTAGGCCGGTGAGCTTCAACGCCTCCGACTTCACCGCCGACCCCAACTGGGAGGCCGCGAGGGCCACCTGGTACGGCGCGCCCACCGGCGCCGGCCCATACGACGACG GTGGTGCCTGTGGATTCAAGAACGTGAACCTGCCGCCGTTCTCGTCCATGACGTCGTGCGGCAACCAGCCCCTGTTCAAAGACGGCAAGGGCTGCGGCTCCTGCTACCAG ATACGATGCGTCAACAACGCTGCGTGCTCCGGCAACCCGGAGACGGTGATCATCACTGACATGAACTACTACCCGGTCTCCAAGTACCACTTCGACCTCAGCGGCACGGCGTTCGGCGCCATGGCCAAGCCTGGGCGCAACGAAGAGCTCCGCCACGCCGGCATCATCGACATCCAGTTCAAGAG AGTGCCCTGCAACTACCCCGGGCAGAAGGTGACGTTCCACGTCGAGGAGGGCTCGAACCCCGTCTACCTTGCTGTCCTCGTCGAGTTCgaagacggcgacggcgacgtggtGCAGGTGGACCTCATGGAGGCCAACTCCGGGTACTGGACGCCGATGCGCGAGTCCTGGGGATCCATCTGGAGGATGGACTCGAACCACCGGCTGCAGGCGCCCTTCTCGCTGCGCATCACCAACGAGTCCGGCAGGAAGCTGGTGGCCAACCGGGTCATCCCGGCCAACTGGGCGCCTAACACCTACTACCGCTCCATCATCCAATACTAG